The genomic interval CAAGCGTGCGAGAAGTACGTCAAGACGGTTCAGCCGCCTCGTGCGGGTCACGGTTCGGTCACGGTTCCGCCCCCGCGGCCTGCTCAGCCGATGAAGCCGCGATAGACCCGGATGAGCGTGTCCTTTTGGTCGGGCGTGAGCCGCGGGTCGAGTTTGACGGCCGATTCGACCGCGTCGCTGGCCTCACGCTGTACGTCCTCGTCCAGCAGTCCGGCCTGCGCGTAGAAGGTCTCGGCCGAGAGGTGGAGCGCCCGGGCGATCTGCTTGAGCACCTCGGCCGAGGGCTTGTAGAGACCGCGCTCGACCTGGCTCAGGTATGGGTTCGAGACCTTGGCCAGATCGGCTAACTGACGCAGCGAAAGGTTGGCCAGTTCGCGCTGTGTGCGGATGAACTCGCCGAGCCCCTTCAGATGATCGCGATTGTTTAT from Candidatus Baltobacteraceae bacterium carries:
- a CDS encoding helix-turn-helix transcriptional regulator, with translation MINNRDHLKGLGEFIRTQRELANLSLRQLADLAKVSNPYLSQVERGLYKPSAEVLKQIARALHLSAETFYAQAGLLDEDVQREASDAVESAVKLDPRLTPDQKDTLIRVYRGFIG